A genomic stretch from Lentisphaerota bacterium includes:
- a CDS encoding cobalamin B12-binding domain-containing protein, protein MFVRVSQSDCVGLTRPALDAHTLGLTSLAQLLGDCGVRCILADSPTSAALARIDHPDQMDVLARWIRDRGITILGLSYRLDAGDGLRLVAQVVQGLEKRRLLAERGGPIRGLYFAGLPKTCDLVRRNIPAVTATFEGDETPAETLRRLGVEPSRIPRELAAGVRYDEDRLAFGRDLIRQGGHLGIRPVVRTGYPGFGGAEDTLIARLDHGLKHGLPPLMRAHAGPYLQDRAEAVRLFLDWSKQLAADGLLDILSIGTSQLSQSHFGEAWGSTPNGGGVPLNTPDEFEAVWRAARPMLVRTYAGTTRLSELARLYEERLHMAWHALSLWWFCTLDGRGPYPLRENLIHQFEALRQIAATGKPYEPNVSHHFAFRGSDDVTGLVATVLAARAAKSLGLRTLILQTMLNTPRATWGVQDLAKARAILALVRPLEDASFRVILQPRGGLDSFSPNPETAKAQLAAVTALMDDIEPRDESSPPLIHVVSYSEGFDLADPAVIGESIRITRHALNEYRRLRRTGDIDDMTDHPDVKARTDALLADTRTVLKAMEQAIPNLYSAEGLYQAFARGYLPVPYLWECRDELAAAVRQQTRLIRGSVTLVYPDGRPIPAAERISAVSQQPPHGVS, encoded by the coding sequence ATGTTCGTGCGTGTATCACAGTCGGATTGCGTCGGGCTGACCCGGCCGGCGCTCGATGCCCATACCCTGGGGCTGACGTCGCTGGCCCAACTGCTTGGAGACTGCGGCGTCCGCTGCATCCTCGCGGACAGCCCCACCTCGGCAGCCCTGGCCCGGATCGACCATCCGGATCAGATGGATGTCCTGGCCCGCTGGATCCGGGACCGGGGCATCACCATCTTGGGCCTCAGCTACCGCCTCGACGCCGGGGACGGGCTCCGCCTGGTGGCGCAGGTGGTGCAGGGGCTCGAAAAACGCCGCCTGCTCGCTGAGCGTGGCGGCCCCATCCGTGGGCTCTATTTTGCGGGACTTCCCAAAACCTGCGATCTCGTCCGGCGCAACATCCCGGCCGTCACCGCCACATTCGAAGGCGACGAAACGCCCGCCGAAACCCTCCGTCGGCTCGGCGTGGAGCCGTCCCGCATTCCTCGCGAACTCGCGGCCGGCGTCCGCTACGACGAGGACCGGCTGGCGTTCGGCAGAGACCTGATCCGACAGGGAGGCCATCTCGGCATCCGGCCGGTCGTTCGAACGGGCTACCCCGGATTCGGGGGGGCGGAGGACACCCTGATCGCGCGTCTGGACCACGGCCTGAAGCACGGCCTGCCGCCGCTCATGCGCGCCCATGCCGGGCCTTATCTGCAGGACCGCGCCGAGGCCGTGCGACTCTTTCTTGACTGGTCGAAGCAACTGGCCGCAGACGGCTTGCTCGACATTCTCTCCATCGGCACATCCCAATTGAGCCAGTCACATTTTGGTGAAGCGTGGGGGAGCACCCCCAACGGCGGGGGCGTTCCACTCAACACACCCGACGAGTTCGAGGCGGTTTGGCGTGCGGCGCGCCCCATGCTGGTGCGGACCTACGCCGGAACAACCCGGCTTTCCGAACTGGCCCGCTTGTACGAGGAGCGTCTCCACATGGCGTGGCACGCCTTGTCCCTCTGGTGGTTCTGCACGCTCGACGGCCGCGGACCCTATCCGCTCCGCGAGAATCTCATCCATCAGTTCGAGGCTCTCCGCCAGATTGCAGCGACAGGGAAACCCTATGAGCCGAATGTCTCCCACCATTTCGCTTTTCGTGGCTCGGACGATGTGACCGGCCTCGTGGCCACCGTGCTAGCGGCCCGCGCCGCCAAGTCGCTGGGCTTGCGCACACTCATCCTGCAAACCATGCTGAACACGCCCCGTGCCACGTGGGGCGTGCAGGACCTCGCCAAAGCCCGCGCCATCCTAGCCCTCGTGAGGCCTCTTGAGGACGCATCCTTCCGCGTCATCCTCCAGCCCCGTGGAGGGCTGGACTCTTTCTCACCCAACCCGGAAACAGCCAAGGCCCAACTGGCCGCCGTTACCGCGCTCATGGATGATATCGAGCCGCGCGATGAATCGAGCCCGCCGCTGATCCACGTCGTGAGCTATTCCGAGGGCTTCGATTTGGCCGATCCGGCCGTGATCGGGGAAAGCATCCGCATCACACGCCACGCGCTCAACGAGTATCGACGCCTGAGGCGCACGGGCGATATTGACGACATGACCGATCATCCGGATGTGAAAGCGCGAACCGATGCGTTGCTGGCCGATACCCGGACCGTGCTCAAAGCCATGGAGCAGGCCATTCCCAATCTGTATTCGGCCGAGGGTCTTTATCAAGCGTTCGCCCGGGGTTATCTTCCGGTCCCCTACCTGTGGGAATGCCGGGATGAACTGGCGGCGGCTGTCCGCCAGCAGACCCGGCTCATCCGGGGATCCGTCACGCTCGTGTATCCGGATGGGCGTCCCATTCCGGCTGCCGAACGGATTTCAGCCGTTTCCCAGCAGCCACCACACGGAGTGTCCTGA
- a CDS encoding formylglycine-generating enzyme family protein, giving the protein MTVTPASVMLSRMTSLRQTGSPMLSARAARCVPTRDCVSIHLRTVAFLCVLAAGCAQTAPDRAEALDRDMVHVPGGAFLYGMTQGEKLRAAAAAGVHVDLLRDHSDRITTNIPGFWLDRYPVTRGQFARFMKATGYPIITNGWVVGWRDLTGSWPPDQPGMENLPMIGVNATDAEAYARWVGKRLPTEAEWELAARGTDGRLYPWGSAFSTNACYEGHGQIPLSSSFPIGSWPEGASPCGAQDMVGLVCQYVRTTWGAQTHVLAGSSVFHTQPYSRMVTARFGWCPDMRNYVSGFRCASDQPPSNGVARAAYSPHPRILPRTLDIRRDLYLKEPITLRGTETSSLEVRVPWFPDSIWVIDLPEATFGPFIGANHWPAPGSDVQWNVSPEGQRAGYVREQNRKRLALDAWVDGNSVRFRFDCQQVSITMYDVCMKTISPFFSSQERMVQGVVRDGRFVRVADMPAGFRPWRKGLLGVDERTPFFWAVDEAVSPGDHGVLRSYDGTAFVARVGPVSCQVWGNSSIPCMHLAPMQDPGVQGGSVIFFIGPTDELEKQIKQADQASGDL; this is encoded by the coding sequence TTGACGGTTACCCCCGCTTCTGTCATGCTCTCACGCATGACATCGCTGCGTCAGACCGGTTCACCCATGCTTTCGGCCCGTGCGGCCCGTTGCGTGCCGACACGCGATTGCGTGTCCATTCACTTGCGGACGGTGGCGTTCTTGTGCGTCCTGGCGGCTGGTTGCGCGCAGACGGCGCCAGACCGAGCCGAGGCGCTGGACCGGGACATGGTGCACGTGCCGGGCGGGGCTTTCCTCTACGGCATGACCCAGGGGGAGAAACTGCGCGCCGCCGCCGCCGCCGGTGTACATGTGGATCTGTTGAGGGACCATTCGGATCGGATCACCACGAACATACCCGGCTTCTGGCTGGACCGATACCCGGTCACGCGCGGCCAATTTGCGCGGTTCATGAAGGCGACCGGCTACCCGATCATAACCAACGGATGGGTCGTTGGCTGGCGGGACTTGACCGGTTCTTGGCCTCCGGACCAGCCGGGCATGGAGAACCTGCCGATGATCGGCGTGAATGCCACCGACGCCGAAGCGTACGCGCGCTGGGTCGGCAAGCGGCTGCCCACGGAAGCGGAATGGGAACTGGCGGCGCGCGGAACCGACGGCCGGCTGTACCCGTGGGGCAGCGCGTTTTCGACCAACGCATGCTATGAAGGACACGGCCAAATTCCGCTCTCATCGAGTTTTCCCATAGGGTCCTGGCCGGAGGGTGCAAGTCCCTGTGGCGCCCAGGATATGGTGGGGCTGGTCTGCCAGTACGTGCGCACGACCTGGGGCGCGCAGACGCATGTTCTCGCCGGTTCCAGCGTGTTTCACACCCAGCCCTATTCCCGCATGGTCACGGCCCGGTTCGGCTGGTGCCCGGACATGCGCAATTACGTGTCGGGGTTCCGCTGCGCCTCGGACCAGCCGCCGTCAAACGGCGTGGCCCGCGCGGCGTACAGCCCGCACCCGCGCATTCTACCCCGCACACTCGATATCCGCCGCGACCTGTATCTGAAGGAGCCCATCACGCTGCGCGGCACCGAAACGTCTTCCCTCGAGGTGCGGGTGCCGTGGTTTCCGGACAGTATTTGGGTGATTGACCTTCCGGAAGCGACGTTCGGGCCGTTCATTGGCGCCAATCACTGGCCGGCCCCCGGATCCGACGTGCAATGGAACGTTTCGCCCGAGGGCCAGCGAGCGGGTTACGTTCGCGAACAAAACCGAAAGCGGCTGGCGCTTGACGCATGGGTGGACGGCAACAGCGTGCGCTTCCGCTTCGACTGTCAGCAGGTTTCGATAACGATGTATGACGTCTGCATGAAAACCATCAGCCCCTTCTTCTCCAGTCAGGAACGGATGGTTCAGGGCGTGGTTCGCGATGGCAGGTTCGTGCGTGTGGCCGACATGCCGGCGGGATTCCGTCCCTGGCGCAAGGGTCTGCTTGGCGTGGACGAACGAACGCCGTTCTTCTGGGCGGTTGACGAAGCCGTGTCTCCCGGCGACCACGGGGTCCTGCGGTCCTACGACGGCACTGCGTTCGTGGCTCGCGTGGGGCCCGTGTCTTGTCAGGTGTGGGGCAACAGCTCCATCCCCTGCATGCACCTTGCGCCGATGCAAGATCCGGGAGTGCAAGGCGGGTCGGTGATCTTCTTCATCGGTCCGACCGACGAACTGGAGAAGCAGATCAAGCAAGCCGATCAGGCATCGGGTGATCTCTGA
- a CDS encoding zinc ribbon domain-containing protein, translated as MPIYTYTCRSCAKTFDHLARTLSDTAATCPLCGAAKPVKELAAFAAGVSKSPAPACGSCEAAPRCPHVCSGGCHP; from the coding sequence ATGCCTATTTACACCTACACCTGCAGATCCTGCGCCAAGACCTTTGACCACCTCGCCCGCACGCTGTCGGACACGGCGGCGACCTGTCCGCTCTGTGGAGCGGCCAAGCCGGTCAAGGAACTCGCCGCATTCGCGGCCGGCGTATCGAAGTCCCCGGCGCCGGCCTGCGGCTCCTGCGAAGCCGCCCCGCGCTGTCCGCACGTCTGTTCAGGCGGCTGCCACCCGTAG
- a CDS encoding TetR/AcrR family transcriptional regulator, whose product MGIVVNHEARRRDILQKSLRLFAEQGYHAVTFQKIADRCGIARTTLYTYFRHKGDIFDYTIRLSTVELAEKYVEISSAPLSASEKITHLLEHVLRVIFRHRVLLTVILDYVLSVQRTGRSMRKPIERHTIGLKAVLRRLLKEGMAAGEIAHQPVGAATALLYGIMESAILRITISENAKFDELKAMINQTLNGLRAKT is encoded by the coding sequence ATGGGCATTGTCGTCAATCATGAAGCACGCCGGAGGGATATTCTGCAGAAGTCCCTTCGCCTGTTCGCCGAACAGGGATACCATGCCGTCACCTTCCAGAAGATCGCGGATCGTTGCGGCATCGCCCGCACCACCCTCTACACCTATTTCCGTCACAAGGGGGATATTTTTGATTACACCATCCGTCTCTCCACCGTCGAGCTGGCTGAAAAGTACGTGGAGATCTCCAGCGCGCCCCTGTCGGCGTCCGAAAAGATCACCCATCTGCTCGAACACGTGCTGCGCGTTATTTTCCGCCACCGGGTGCTTCTGACGGTGATACTCGACTACGTCCTCAGCGTGCAGCGGACCGGGCGCAGCATGCGCAAGCCGATCGAACGCCACACCATCGGGCTCAAAGCCGTTTTGCGCCGCCTGCTCAAGGAGGGGATGGCGGCGGGTGAAATCGCGCACCAGCCGGTCGGCGCGGCCACGGCGCTGCTGTACGGCATCATGGAATCAGCCATTCTGCGCATCACGATCAGCGAAAACGCCAAGTTTGACGAATTGAAAGCGATGATCAACCAGACCCTGAACGGGCTGCGTGCCAAGACCTGA
- a CDS encoding NUDIX domain-containing protein, with protein MNAIETIVRGVCIQSGRVLLCRSSHGGRLSYLPGGHIEFGETARVALAREMDEELGVAARIGRFLGCCEHGFVQKGKPHAEINLVFGVTLHGLSSDHNPQAREPWIRFFWHPVDRLEEAGLEPAPLCRALALWLKRPGFVTSGS; from the coding sequence ATGAATGCGATTGAAACGATTGTCCGGGGGGTGTGCATCCAGAGCGGGCGGGTGTTGCTGTGCCGTTCCAGCCACGGGGGGCGACTCAGCTATCTGCCGGGCGGACACATCGAATTCGGCGAGACGGCGCGGGTGGCGCTGGCGCGCGAGATGGATGAGGAACTCGGGGTCGCGGCCCGCATCGGGCGCTTTCTCGGCTGCTGCGAACATGGTTTTGTGCAAAAAGGGAAGCCGCACGCCGAGATCAATCTGGTCTTCGGCGTGACACTCCACGGTCTGTCATCCGATCACAACCCGCAGGCGCGCGAGCCGTGGATCCGCTTCTTCTGGCACCCGGTTGACCGGCTGGAGGAGGCGGGATTGGAACCAGCGCCGCTGTGCCGCGCGCTCGCGCTGTGGCTGAAGCGGCCGGGATTCGTGACATCGGGCTCCTGA
- the recA gene encoding recombinase RecA, with product MAEKKTASGLEAVLAQIRKEFGDAAIMRMGDASATKDIAVISTGSFSLDLALGVGGLPRGRVVEIYGQESSGKTTLTLHVIAHAQRNGGLAAFVDAEHALDPNYARRLGVKLDDLLISQPNSGEEALTITEQLVKSGALDVVVVDSVAALTPQAEIDGNMGDSHMGLQARLMSQAMRKLTSAISQTKTLCIFTNQMREKIGVMFGNPETTPGGRALKFYASVRLHVQKIGAIKEPSGTVIGNRTRVKVVKNKVAPPFTEAEFDILYARGISWEGSVLDAAIATNVVSKRGSWLSFGTEQIGQGALAATEFLRTHPEITAQIVAQVRELKPTAAQLGRAADDAAGLPPVVTE from the coding sequence ATGGCAGAAAAAAAGACAGCATCCGGGCTTGAGGCGGTCCTCGCGCAGATCCGCAAGGAGTTCGGCGACGCGGCCATCATGCGGATGGGCGACGCTTCGGCGACCAAGGACATCGCCGTCATCTCCACCGGCTCGTTCTCCCTCGACCTCGCGCTCGGGGTCGGCGGATTGCCGCGCGGCCGTGTGGTGGAAATCTACGGGCAGGAATCATCGGGCAAGACGACGCTCACACTCCACGTCATCGCCCATGCGCAAAGAAATGGCGGCTTGGCCGCGTTTGTGGACGCCGAGCACGCGCTGGACCCCAATTATGCCCGCCGGTTGGGCGTCAAGCTCGACGATCTGCTCATCTCCCAGCCCAACTCGGGCGAGGAGGCGCTGACCATCACCGAGCAGCTCGTGAAGTCGGGCGCCCTTGACGTGGTGGTCGTTGACTCTGTGGCGGCGCTCACGCCCCAGGCCGAGATCGACGGCAACATGGGCGACTCCCACATGGGACTGCAGGCGCGGCTGATGTCGCAGGCGATGCGCAAGCTCACATCGGCCATCTCCCAGACCAAGACCCTTTGTATTTTCACCAATCAGATGCGCGAAAAGATCGGCGTCATGTTCGGCAACCCCGAGACCACGCCGGGCGGGCGGGCGCTCAAGTTCTATGCCTCGGTCCGGCTGCACGTTCAGAAGATCGGCGCGATCAAGGAGCCGTCTGGGACAGTGATCGGCAACCGCACGCGCGTCAAGGTTGTGAAGAACAAAGTCGCACCGCCCTTCACGGAGGCCGAGTTTGACATCCTCTATGCCCGCGGCATCTCCTGGGAGGGTTCTGTGCTCGACGCCGCGATCGCAACCAACGTGGTGAGCAAGCGCGGGTCTTGGCTCTCCTTCGGTACGGAACAGATCGGACAGGGGGCGCTGGCCGCCACGGAATTCCTCCGCACGCACCCCGAGATCACCGCCCAGATCGTTGCCCAGGTGCGCGAGCTCAAGCCCACTGCCGCCCAGCTCGGCCGCGCTGCAGACGATGCGGCGGGCCTCCCCCCCGTTGTCACGGAGTGA
- a CDS encoding thiamine diphosphokinase encodes MEETSHQALHPGRTVILADGDFPLHPEPLAYWAAAERVVCCDGAARQAVARGVEPAAVIGDGDSISPALRDRLGARWVCEPGQADNDLAKTLRYCLARGWRRLAILGATGRREDHTLGNLSLLADCCAEADVVLATDTGLFTAHAGDVELASCAGQQVSIFAFDSRMPIRSRGLRYPLNGLRLSRWWQAALNESLGDSFALSFTGGVVLVFRTWAVRPG; translated from the coding sequence ATGGAAGAAACATCCCATCAAGCGCTTCATCCTGGGCGCACGGTAATTCTCGCCGACGGCGACTTTCCGCTTCACCCGGAGCCGCTCGCCTACTGGGCGGCCGCCGAGCGGGTGGTGTGCTGCGACGGGGCGGCCCGTCAGGCGGTCGCGCGGGGCGTCGAACCGGCCGCCGTGATCGGCGACGGCGACAGCATCTCCCCCGCCTTGCGTGATCGGCTGGGCGCGCGCTGGGTGTGCGAGCCGGGACAGGCCGACAACGACCTCGCCAAAACCCTCCGCTATTGTCTCGCCCGTGGCTGGCGCAGGCTGGCGATTCTGGGCGCGACGGGGCGGCGCGAAGATCACACTCTGGGCAACCTGTCGCTGCTCGCCGATTGCTGCGCCGAGGCCGATGTGGTGCTGGCGACCGACACCGGCCTGTTCACCGCCCACGCGGGCGATGTCGAACTCGCGTCATGCGCGGGCCAGCAGGTATCGATCTTTGCCTTCGATTCCCGGATGCCGATCAGGTCGCGCGGTCTCCGCTACCCGCTCAACGGCCTGCGTCTGAGCCGGTGGTGGCAGGCGGCGCTAAACGAGTCATTGGGTGACTCGTTCGCGCTCTCCTTCACGGGCGGGGTTGTGCTGGTCTTCCGGACCTGGGCGGTCCGCCCCGGTTGA
- a CDS encoding serine/threonine protein kinase, with the protein MQAEDAEHVQAMRRLQRTGPPQGEDALVARRPGGCSGRRGDALQGVRRHRSDAGGSQRRRLAAASGAGGAGPRNAAAGGAPGGGGQRLGAGDSGGGVDAPSAGVAADSCGLALRGLSGAGHPDLRRLHGTGADGVQAFRLPERDDPETAVQFALPRNGVAREDAVSVVQRERLDRLRGLHRQGTRGVPDMRRLGTTEEMRDLRRRGNGRLHPVQGHRQGHGQESRGDPLRRLWRRRCRFVFNLQRRGMREAMMTPPVIEGFDILGLLGQGGMATVWKARQRSIDRLVAIKVLSANVATGSDDLRQFCDEARATAKISHPGIVQAYDAAFAENLYFVMELIDGYTVGQWLRRKGRIPLPDALLVAESVAAALDYAWEQVGMIHCDIKPDNIMVDSDGTVKVADLGLSQTHLAQALDSDEVQGTPNYMSPEQIQGGDIDCRSDIYAMGATLYHMLTGQFLFNGKPTTVLDAHLEKAAPSLRQFNPEIRVPVALLVEKMLSKLPQNRQQNWRQVIDDLHRVGHDLPPTDMSAACVSSMERDAKTDAIIRSISRKIVWKKHPIKRFILGAR; encoded by the coding sequence GTGCAGGCTGAAGATGCAGAACACGTTCAAGCCATGCGCCGACTGCAACGGACTGGGCCGCCGCAAGGTGAAGATGCTCTCGTTGCAAGGCGACCGGGAGGGTGTTCTGGCCGGCGAGGGGATGCTCTGCAAGGCGTGCGTCGGCACCGGTCGGATGCAGGCGGCTCGCAACGCCGACGACTTGCGGCTGCTTCTGGCGCAGGGGGTGCGGGACCACGAAACGCGGCAGCAGGCGGCGCGCCGGGTGGCGGTGGGCAACGTCTGGGTGCCGGTGACTCTGGCGGAGGTGTTGACGCCCCGTCTGCAGGCGTTGCTGCGGACAGCTGCGGCCTCGCCCTGCGAGGCCTGTCAGGGGCTGGGCATCCAGACCTGCGGCGTTTGCACGGGACAGGGGCGGACGGTGTGCAGGCATTCCGGCTGCCAGAACGGGATGATCCAGAAACGGCAGTCCAATTCGCTCTCCCCCGAAACGGCGTTGCTCGTGAAGACGCCGTGTCCGTCGTGCAACGGGAGCGGCTGGATCGCCTGCGTGGGTTGCACCGGCAAGGGACACGTGGTGTGCCGGACATGCGGCGGCTTGGGACAACCGAAGAAATGCGCGACCTGCGGCGGCGCGGGAACGGGCGCCTGCACCCGGTGCAAGGGCACAGGCAAGGTCACGGGCAGGAATCGCGTGGAGATCCCCTGCGCCGCCTGTGGCGGCGAAGGTGTCGGTTTGTGTTCAACCTGCAAAGGAGAGGGATGCGCGAGGCGATGATGACTCCCCCGGTCATAGAAGGCTTCGATATCCTCGGCCTGCTCGGCCAGGGGGGCATGGCGACCGTCTGGAAGGCCCGTCAGCGCTCGATCGACCGTCTGGTGGCGATCAAGGTGCTCTCGGCAAACGTGGCGACCGGTTCCGACGATCTGCGGCAGTTTTGTGATGAGGCGCGCGCCACCGCCAAAATCTCGCACCCCGGGATCGTTCAGGCCTATGACGCGGCCTTCGCGGAGAACCTCTATTTTGTAATGGAATTGATTGACGGCTACACGGTGGGACAGTGGCTGCGCCGCAAGGGGCGGATACCGCTGCCGGATGCGCTGCTGGTGGCCGAGAGCGTGGCCGCGGCCCTCGATTACGCGTGGGAGCAGGTCGGGATGATTCACTGCGACATCAAACCCGACAACATCATGGTGGATTCGGACGGCACGGTGAAGGTGGCCGACCTGGGGTTGTCGCAGACCCATCTGGCTCAGGCGCTCGATTCTGACGAGGTGCAGGGAACGCCCAACTACATGTCGCCCGAACAGATCCAGGGGGGCGACATCGATTGCCGTAGCGACATCTATGCGATGGGCGCGACGCTGTATCACATGTTGACGGGACAGTTCCTCTTTAACGGCAAACCCACAACGGTGCTGGATGCGCATCTTGAGAAGGCCGCCCCCTCGCTGAGGCAGTTCAACCCGGAGATCCGGGTGCCGGTCGCGCTGCTCGTTGAAAAGATGCTGTCCAAACTCCCCCAAAACCGCCAGCAGAACTGGCGGCAGGTGATTGACGACCTGCATCGGGTCGGCCACGACCTGCCGCCAACGGACATGAGCGCCGCCTGCGTCAGCAGCATGGAACGCGATGCCAAAACGGACGCGATCATCCGCTCCATCAGCCGCAAGATCGTATGGAAGAAACATCCCATCAAGCGCTTCATCCTGGGCGCACGGTAA
- a CDS encoding PadR family transcriptional regulator, whose translation MIEGWITQVRKGLLEYCVLLVLRRGESYGYEIVQALKRMDDLSVSESTVYPILGRLRNEKLLKVRDVPSPAGPPRRYFALTPHGKIRLAEMNAYWPLLMETVERLKTTQPKES comes from the coding sequence ATGATCGAAGGCTGGATCACACAGGTGCGCAAGGGTTTGCTGGAGTATTGCGTCCTGCTGGTGCTGCGGCGCGGCGAGAGCTATGGCTACGAAATCGTCCAGGCGCTGAAGCGCATGGACGACCTGTCCGTTTCGGAGAGCACGGTCTACCCCATCCTGGGGCGCCTGCGCAACGAAAAATTGCTCAAGGTGCGCGATGTGCCGTCCCCGGCCGGCCCGCCGCGCCGCTATTTTGCGCTGACCCCTCACGGCAAGATCCGCCTAGCGGAGATGAATGCCTACTGGCCCCTGTTGATGGAGACGGTCGAACGCTTGAAAACAACCCAGCCGAAGGAATCCTGA